The genomic segment ATCAGCATGTGGAATTCGACCCAAGTTAAGCCAGCGCAAAATGGCGCGCGTTCTTACCTCAACCGAAAACCGGGGCTTTTCGCCATATCGTGGCGCCTATAGGCACTATTAAGCACTAGCTAGACAGTTTTTGTTGGCGTTCTCCGGTGGATTTGCGACAACAGGGACAAGCAAGGACGAGGAACCAAGGTCACTGTCATGGGCATTTTGATCAACGGCGTATGGACGGGCGAACGATTGGCGCAGGAGACCGGTAAGTCCGGTGAATTCCTGCGGGCGGACAGCGCCTTCCGCGACCGGATCAGCGCTGATGGCAGTTCTGCTTTCCCGGCCGAGGCTGGGCGCTATCATCTCTACGTGACCTATGGCTGCCCGTGGGCGCATCGTACTTTGCTTTATCGTGCCGCCAAGGGGCTTGAGGAGGCGATCAGCGTCAGCTGGGGGCTGCCCGACGAGCGCACCTATGGCTGGACCTTCGGTCGCCCGCAGCGCTGGCCGGAGTGCAATGGCGATGAGGTGAACGGCTTCACCTATCTGCATCAGGCCTATACGGCGGCGAAGCCTAGCTATACCGGCAAGGTGACGGTGCCGACCCTGTGGGACAAAACGACGGGGCAAATCGTCAACAATGAATCCTCGGAAATCATCCGCATGTTCAATACGGAGTTCCGTGGCACTGCCGGCAATGACAAGGATTTCTATCCGGTGCATCTGCGCGACGCGATCGATGCGATGAACGCGAAGGTCTATGCTAACGTCAACAACGGCGTTTATCGCTGCGGTTTCGCTCAATCACAGCAGGCCTACGAACAAGCCTTCGACGATGTGTTCCGTGTGCTCGACGAGTTGGAAGAGCTGTTGGACAAGCAGCGCTATCTCTGCGGCACGGAGATCACCGAGGCGGACTGGCGGCTGTTGCCGACCTTGGTGCGCTTCGACGTTGCTTACTTCCCGCTGTTCAAGTGCAACCGCCAGCGCATCGCCGACTATCGCAATCTGTCGAATTACATGCGCGAGCTTTGCCAATATCCAGGCGTTATGGCGACCGTGAAGCCTCGTCACTATATCGCCAATTACTATTCCATCACGCGGCTTAATCCGACCGGCATTATCCCGAAGGGAACGCCGGTGGATTACGCGGCGCCTCACGATCGGGCCCGGTTGCCGGGCTGATCTTATTGAAGGATCGTTCATATGGCGGAGCGGAAATCGGCTCTTATCGTTGGGGCGGGAAGCGGGCTCAGCGCCTCGCTGGCACGGCTATTGGCGCGCGAGGGGTGGGCTGTCGGTCTTGCGGCGCGCAATGCCTACAAATTGTCGGCGCTTTCAGCGGAAGCGGGCGCGCGCGCCTGGAGTTGCGATGCGACCGATCCAGCGGCGGTGGCCAAACTGTTCGACGAGGTCGATGCGACGCTCGGGCCGCCCGACGTGGTTGTTTACAATGCCAGCGCGCGGGCGCGGGGCACAATCGCTGAACTCGTGCCGGAAGAGGTGCGCCAGGCGATCGAGGTCTCGGCTTTTGGCGGCTTTCTGGTGGCGCAGCAGGCGGCGCGGCGCATGTTGGCAAAAGGGCAGGGCTCGATCCTGTTCACTGGCGCTTCGGCCAGCGTGAAGGGCTTTCCCCAGTCGGCGGCATTCGCCATGGGCAAATTCGCTTTGCGCGGATTGGCCCAGAGCATGGCGCGGGAACTGGCGCCCAAGGGCATTCACGTGGCGCATTTCGTTATCGATGGCGGTATTGCGCGGGACGGTCGCACGCCGCCTTCGGAGGCGCCCGATGCGCTGCTTGATCCCGATGCGATCGCGCAATCCTATCTGCAGATCATTCGCCAGCCGCGCAATGCCTGGACTTGGGAGATTGAGTTGCGGCCGTGGGTCGAGAAATTCTAACGCTCAGAAAGCGGGTGGCGGCACGTGTCGCGCCGCCACCGTATTCGATTAGTGGGCGGTGGTGCCCCACACGTCCTGCGCCACTTCGGCAACGAGTTCGAGCTTCTTCTTCTCGATCTCTTCGGTAAGGCGATTGCCGGGCGCGCTGGAGGCGAAGCCGCATTGCGGGCTCAGGCACAGCTGGTCGAGCGCGATATATTTCGAGGCTTCCTCGATCCGCTTCTTCAGCACGTCCTTCGACTCGAGCGCTGCTTCCTTCGAGCTGATCAGGCCGAGCACGAGTTTCTTCTTGCCCTTGGGGAAGAAGCGCAGGGGTGCGAAGCCGCCGGCGCGCTCGGTGTCATATTCAAGGAAGAAGCCATCGACTTCGGTGACGTTGAACAGCGCGTCGGCGACAGAATCATAGCCGCCTTCCGCCATCCACATGCTGTTGTGATTGCCGCGGCAGGTGTGCAGCGTCACCGTCAGCTTGTCGTCGCGGCCAGCGATCAGGCCATTGATGATGCGGGCGTAGGTTTCCGGCAGTTTGTCGGGGTCGAGCCCATCGGACACCATCTGCTTGCGCACGCCAGCGTCGCACATGGTGGCGAAGGAGACGTCGTCGAGCTGTAGATAGGTACAGCCGGCGGCGACGAGATCGGCGACTTCGGCGCGATAGGCTTTGGTCATATCGGCCCAGAACTCATCTTGATTGGGATAGGCCGCATCGGCGATCACCTTTTTGCCGCCGCGCATATGCATATAGGTCGGCGAGGGGATGCAGAACTTCGGCGTCTTGGTCGTCACCGACTTCAGGAATTTGAAGTGATCGACCATGATCGGCTTTGAACGACCGACCTTGCCGGTGACGGCGATCATCGAGCTCGTGCTCTCGGTTTCGCCCGCGGTACCCTTGAAGCTGACAGCGTAGTCGCTCTTGGTCGCCTCGATGCCGTCGAAACCGGTGAGGAAATCGACGTGCCAGATGGCGCGGCGGATTTCTCCGTCGGTGATGGCGTGCATGCCGGCGGCTTCCTGTAGTTTCACCACATCGCGAATGGCGTCGTCTTCGACCGCGCGCAGCGCATGGGCGTCGATCTCGCCACGCGCCTTCTTGGCGCGGGCTTCCTTCACCGCCGGCGGCCGCAGCAGGCTGCCGACGTGATCAGCGCGGAATGGTCCTTGAGACATATCAGTTCTTCCCTGTGAGAGAATGTTTGGCGTGAAGCATCACGGCTTCTGGTTCGGATAGGTGGCGAATTCCGCGTGATAAAGTTCGCCATCCTTACGTTCGACGCGGCGGATATAAATGTTCTGTACCGGCTCGCGGGTCTGCGCATCGATGGTCAGCGGACCGCGCGGGCTTTCCCATGACAGGCCCTTGAAGGCTTCGATGAGTTTCGGGCCTGCGCTGTCGCCACTGGTCTTGGTCAGAGCCGCATAGACCGCATGCAGGCCGTCATAGCCGCCGACGGCGATGACATTCGGGCGCGCGTCATTGTTGGCCTTGCGATATTCCGTGACAAACTTCTTGTTTTCGGCTGAGTCATGGGCGGCCGAATAATTGTAGGAGGTGACGGAGCCGAGTACGCCGTCGCCCATAGCATTCAGCTGTTCGTCATCGAAGGCATCGCCCGGGCCGATGACCTTGATGCCAGCTTCCGGCAAACCGCGATCGAGCACCTGGCGCATCACCGAGCCCGCCACGGGCGCCGGTACGAAGAGCATCAGTGCATCAGGTTTCAGATCCCTGGCGCGTTGCAGGAAGGGCGCGAAATCCGGATTGACGAGTGGAGCGCGCAATTGCTCGAGCACCTTGCCGCCCTTCTCCTCGAACTTCGCCTTGAAGGCGTTCTGCGCGTCGAGCCCGGGGCCGTAGTCGGAGACCATCGATACGACGGTCTTGATGCCATTGGCGGCGGCCCATTCGGCGCCGGGTGCAGTCTGTTGCGGCAGAGTAAAGCTGACGCGCACGAAATAGGGCGAGGCGGCGACAATGGAGGCGGTGCCTGCCACCATGATGACAGCTGGAACCTTGGCCTGGGTGATGAGCGGGCCAACGGCGATCGCCAGCGGCGTCAGGCCGAAGCCGCTGATGACGGCGGCCTTGTCGTTGACGATCAGTTCCTGGGCGAGGCGGCGAGTGACATCGGCCACGCCGGTATCGTCGCGCACCAGAAGTTCGATCTTTTTGCCAGCGACCGTGTCGCCATGGAGCGCCATGTAGAGTTTGGCGCCGGCAACCATCTGCCGGCCTGCGGCGGCCTGCGGGCCGGTCATTGGCGCGATCAAGCCAACCTTCACCACGTCTTGTGCTTGCGCCGTTGCACCTGCGGCAATGAGGCTGGCGGCTGCCAGCACAGGGGCGATCATCTGTTTCATCATAGTCCTCGTCTTGGTCAGGGGTATTGTTGTGGAGAGTGTGCGCCGATCAGTCTTCTTCGGGCTGATGGCGCGGTGAAAGGTCGGCGCTGCGCGTCGTTTGGCTGCGCGTCAGCCGCATGCTGCGTTTCTGCGAATAGATATGTTCGCGGAACAACGCTTCGGCGCGGCTGCCTTCGCCAGCGTCGATGGCATCGACGATGGCGTGATGCTGGCGATGCGCATGCCAGAGCGCGTCGAACATTTCCGGCAGGCCGTGTCGGTCGAAGGCTATTGCCGCCGGGGAGGCGAAGGGGATGCGATCGATGCGTTCCAGCGTGTCGCGCGCGAAGCTATGTTCGGCGGCGTCGGTGATGCAGCGATGGAATTTGAGATTGACGCGGCTGTAGGTCGCTTCATCCGCTTCGATCAGATGACGCTTGGCGAAAATCTCGTCGCCCTCGGCCAGGCTGTCGCGCAGGGTGCGCATCAGCGCGCGGGAAGCGCCGCGCTCGGCCACGATGCGCGCCGCCAGGCCTTCGAGCGCGCCGCGCACTTCGACGGCTTCGAGAATTTCCAAAGTGGTGAAGGCGCGCACCGAATAGCCGCGTGCGCCGGCAGGAACGAGCAGGCCTTCTTCGGCGAGAACCGGCAGGGCTTGGCGAACAGGTGTGCGGGACAGGCCGAGCATGTCGGCGACGCCGGCCTCAGCCAGGCGCTCGCCCGGTGCGAGCTGGCCCTGGAGGATCATCTCACGGATTTTCATCACTGCTTGGGACTGCTGCGTCATAGCGCTCCCTCCAGGCCCCGCCCTTTGTTGACGCGACCCTAGGCAATGGGATCCCATTTTGTCAAACGGGGTCCGAATAGGGCGCATGGCCTGTGGACGGGCGGATGGACGAAGCTTGGCGGGAGGGCTATCACGCAAGACAAATCGGGAGGATGTCGTGACCCCAGTCTTATCGCTGCCCCGCCTTTTCCTTAGCGTCGGCGCCGTGCAGGCCTTGCCGCAGGCTTTGATCGAACTTGGCGTGAGCCGGCCGCTCTTGGTCAGTGACCGTAATCTCGCTGCCTGCGGCGTGCTTGGCCATGTCGAGGCCGTGCTGAAGGGCAAGAGCGGCTATGCGGTGTTCGATGCCATCCCGGAAAATCCCACGTCGGCCGGTGTTCTCGCGGCGCTCGCCGCCTATCGCGACAACCGATGCGATGGCGTCGTCGCCATTGGCGGCGGGTCGGTGATCGATAGCGGTAAAATGCTGGCGCTTCTGGCGGTTCAAGGTGGTGTGCCGGAGGATTATCTGGGCGCTGCCGACAAGGTGAAAGCCGTTGCGCCACTGATCGTTCTGCCGACCACGGCGGGCACGGGCAGCGAGGCGTCGCCCGCGTCCAGCATCCATCCGACCGCGAGCGAACGCGGTCTCGGGGTCGCCTCGCTCTTGCTGGTGCCGAAGGTGGCGATCTGCGATCCGGAACTCACCTACACCCTGCCACGACGCCTCACCGCGGCGACGGGCATGGATGCGCTCTCTCACTGCATTGAGGCGCTGTTCGCGGCGCCCGAAAACCCCATAGCTGAGGCCATGGCTTACGACGGGATTCGTCGCGTCAGCGGCTATCTGCGCCGGGCGGTTGAAAATGGACGGGATCCCGAAGCCCGGCTGCAGATCATGGCGGCGGCTTTCATGGGGGGCGTCGCTATCCACAAGGGGCTCGGGCCGGCCCATGCGATCGCCATTGCCTGCGGCGATCAGGACGTCAATCACGGAATTCTCAGCAATATCGGCGTCGTCGCCAGCCTCGATTTTGTGGCGACTCATGCGCCGGAGCGGGCCCGGCGCATGGCCATCGCCATGGGGCTGGCCGATGGGGTCTCCCTGAAGGCGGGTGTTATCGCTCTGTCACAAGATATTGGCCTGCCGCTGACCTTGAGCGCGGCCGGCTACACCGTGCGTGACATGAAAGAGGTTGCCCAAGCGGCTCTGGATACCCATTTTAACCGAACTGCGGCCCGCAAACCGACGCTTGATGATTATCGGGCGATGATCGGTTCGGTCACGTAAATGTCGCAGATCGTGTGGATTGCCCGTTTCTCGGTGGTACGGGTGAGGCGGAAATATCATTTTCCTTGCGATCCGCGCGAAAACTGCCTATCGAACCGCCGCCTTTCCGCCGCGCTCGTGCCATGGCGGATTTTAACTTTTGGGAACACCGGAAAGTACCATGGCGAAGGAAAAATTTGAACGGAACAAGCCGCATTGTAACATCGGCACGATTGGTCACGTTGACCATGGCAAGACGTCGTTGACGGCAGCGATCACGAAGGTTCTGGCCGAGAGCGGCGGAGCGAAGTTCACGGCGTATGATCAGATCGACAAGGCGCCGGAAGAAAAGGCGCGTGGCATCACGATCTCGACGGCGCATGTCGAATACGAGACGAAGAACCGCCACTACGCCCACGTCGATTGCCCGGGCCACGCCGACTATGTGAAGAACATGATCACGGGCGCGGCGCAGATGGACGGCGCGATCCTGGTCGTGTCGGCCTCCGACGGCCCGATGCCGCAGACCCGCGAGCACATCCTGCTGGCGCGCCAGGTCGGCGTTCCCGCGCTGGTCGTGTTCATGAACAAGGTCGACCTTGTTGATGATCCGGAACTGATCGACCTGGTCGAGATGGAAGTGCGCGAACTGCTGTCGAAGTACGACTTCCCGGGCGACGACATTCCGATCACCAAGGGGTCGGCGAAATGCGCGCTGGACAACACCAACCCGGAAATCGGCCATGACGCCGTTCTGGCGCTGATGCAGACGGTTGACGACTACATTCCGCAGCCGGAGCGTCCGATCGACCAGCCGTTCCTGATGCCGGTTGAAGACGTGTTCTCGATCTCGGGTCGTGGCACGGTGGTGACCGGTCGCGTCGAGCGCGGGATCGTGAAGGTTGGCGAAGAAGTCGAAATCGTCGGCCTGAAGGACACCGTGAAGACGATCGTGACGGGCGTCGAAATGTTCCGCAAGCTGCTCGACTCGGGGCAGGCTGGCGACAACGTCGGCTGCCTGCTGCGCGGCACGAAGCGCGAAGACGTCGAGCGCGGCCAGGTGCTGTGCAAGCCGGGTTCGGTGAAGCCGCACACGAAGTTCAAGGCCGAAGCCTACATCCTGACGAAGGATGAAGGTGGTCGCCATACGCCGTTCTTCACGAACTACCGTCCGCAGTTCTACTTCCGCACGACGGACGTGACGGGCATCGTGACCCTGCCGGAAGGCACGGAAATGGTGATGCCGGGCGATAACGTGACGATGGACGTGGCGCTGATCGTTCCGATCGCGATGGAAGAGAAGCTGCGCTTCGCCATCCGTGAAGGCGGCCGCACCGTTGGCGCCGGCGTCGTCGCCAGCATCGTTGAGTAACTGCATCGTCGAATAAATTCGACGCAAGAATGCCGCATATCGCGGATTAAAAGGGGGGCCTTCGGCTCCCCTTTTTGTTTGTTTTGGCGTTGAATGGGGCGGCGGCAAGGGGTCTTCATTTTGAGGCGTCTTTGGGGCGTTTGACACAGTCAAGCGGCGGAACGCTATAGTGGCTGACGGGCAGGAGCTTGTGATGATCGTTTCGACTACCAATGACATTTCCGGTTACAAGGTTGTCCAGCATCTGGGTGTCGTGCGTGGCATCACCGTGCGGTCGCGCTCTGTCGTCGGCAATTTCGTCGGTGGCGTGCAGTCGCTCTTCGGCGGCAAACTGTCGGTCTATGTGAATTTGGCCGAAACCGCCCGGCAGGAGGCTTTCGACCATATGGTTGAGCATGCGACCCAGGGCGGCGCCAATGCCATCATCGGCATGCGCTACGATGCCAATGAGATCATGGATGGAATCACCGAAGTGCTGGCCTATGGCACGGCGGTGCGGGTGGAACCGGCCTGAGCGTGGTTGTGACCCTGGGGGGACTGGGGTAGAGATGCCACTTGTGCAATGCACACGTCATTCGATCGTAGGACCGATGCAGACTGATTTTTTTCGCATGCCGGGACAGGATCCGCACAAGACGCGGGCGCGCGCCATTCTTGCAGCACATCCCGAGGTGCGCAGTCTGTTCGGCCGCAATCCCTGGACGGCGGCGATTACCTTAGGGATCGTCGCGGCGCAGACGGTTATCGCCTGTTACCTGGGCACGTTGGGCCTATCCTATTGGTGGCTGGCTGTGTTGGTGGCGCTGGTGATCGGCGTGTTCGCCAATCATGCGCTCTACGTGGTGATCCACGACGCGACCCACGAAACAGTCTTTCGCAGCCGTTTCCTCAACCGGATCGTGCTGATCGTCGCCGATCTGCCCAATGTGGTGCCAGGCGCCATGGGCTTTCGCGGCTATCATAAGCTCCATCATTCCGGCCGCAGCCACTATGACGGCGATCCCGATCTGCCGAACGAGTGGGAGGCGCGGCTGGTGCGCGACGTCTGGTGGCGCAAGGCGATCTGGCTGTTCTGCTTCCCGTTCCTGCAGATTTCACGGGTGCACCGGGTGCCGCCGGTCAATCTGTTCAGCGCCTGGTCTATCGCCAGCTATGTGGCCGCCGCTGCCTACGCGCTGTCGATCTGGTATTTTTTTGGCCTGAATGGTGTGGTCTATCTGTTCGCCTGTTTCTGGTTTTCGACCGGCCTTCACCCTCTGGGTGCGCGCTGGATTTCCGAGCACTACACGCTCGATCCGAATCAGGACACGTCGAGCTATTACGGGCCGATCAACAAAGTCGCTTTGAATATCGGCTACCACAACGAGCACCACGATTTTCCCCGCGTGCCGTGGAATCGGTTGCCGCAATTGCGGGCCATGGCGCCGGAATTTTACGACAACCTGGCTGTCCACACCTCTTGGACCCGGCTTTTCATCGATTTCCTGTTCGACCCGCGCTACACTTTGTTCGCGCGGGTGGTGCGCTCCGGCTAGCCGACGGTGGTTTTTGGGATCGTCGCGGCTGAAAATGCGCTGGAGCGGCCGCGATCCCCGTTGCAATCCGTCGGCGAATGCGGCAAGAGAAGCCGCCTGACGGCACACAGGAGTGTAGCTCAACTAGGTTAGAGCGCCGGTCTCCAAAACCGGAGGTTGCGGGTTCGATTCCCTCCACTCCTGCCATTGGCTTCTTGCCATTGATATAGTTAAGCTTTCCGCTGATTTTCGTCTCGTAGGTTGGCCCAAGGCCTCGCCAGCATTTGCCGGCGAGGAGCGAGCCTTCGCATCGAGGCGCTTAGTGGTGCCGGTGACCACCGAAAGCGCCACGGGACGGCATGGCCGGACGGACGACGCCACCACCGCGCCAGCCACCACCTCGCCATCCACCGCCATAGACCCGGCCGCCGTAGGGCCGATAGATCGGGCGGTAGCCGCCGTAATATCCATAGCCATATCCGGAACCGTAGACCGGATAGACCGCAGGCGAAGGGCCATAATACCCATAGCCGTAACCAGTACTGTAGCCGCCGTAACCGGGGCCTGCCGGAACGCAGCCGGTGAGGGAAAGAGCGCCAGCGGCGACCAAGGTTACAATGGCGGCGGATTTGATCAGAGACGATTTGATCAGCGGCAATTTGTTCAGAGACATGGCAACGCCCTCACGAACCAAATTAAGACGCTGGGAGCATGATCCCGTGCCGCCACCATGTCCAGCTTGTTGCGCTCGCTGGTTGTTGCAACGCGCGGACGTCGCCGTTCGAGTGTCAGTCTGTTTGGCGACAGAACGCGCCCTG from the Beijerinckia sp. 28-YEA-48 genome contains:
- a CDS encoding glutathione S-transferase family protein — its product is MGILINGVWTGERLAQETGKSGEFLRADSAFRDRISADGSSAFPAEAGRYHLYVTYGCPWAHRTLLYRAAKGLEEAISVSWGLPDERTYGWTFGRPQRWPECNGDEVNGFTYLHQAYTAAKPSYTGKVTVPTLWDKTTGQIVNNESSEIIRMFNTEFRGTAGNDKDFYPVHLRDAIDAMNAKVYANVNNGVYRCGFAQSQQAYEQAFDDVFRVLDELEELLDKQRYLCGTEITEADWRLLPTLVRFDVAYFPLFKCNRQRIADYRNLSNYMRELCQYPGVMATVKPRHYIANYYSITRLNPTGIIPKGTPVDYAAPHDRARLPG
- a CDS encoding SDR family NAD(P)-dependent oxidoreductase; the protein is MAERKSALIVGAGSGLSASLARLLAREGWAVGLAARNAYKLSALSAEAGARAWSCDATDPAAVAKLFDEVDATLGPPDVVVYNASARARGTIAELVPEEVRQAIEVSAFGGFLVAQQAARRMLAKGQGSILFTGASASVKGFPQSAAFAMGKFALRGLAQSMARELAPKGIHVAHFVIDGGIARDGRTPPSEAPDALLDPDAIAQSYLQIIRQPRNAWTWEIELRPWVEKF
- a CDS encoding 5-methyltetrahydropteroyltriglutamate--homocysteine S-methyltransferase, with product MSQGPFRADHVGSLLRPPAVKEARAKKARGEIDAHALRAVEDDAIRDVVKLQEAAGMHAITDGEIRRAIWHVDFLTGFDGIEATKSDYAVSFKGTAGETESTSSMIAVTGKVGRSKPIMVDHFKFLKSVTTKTPKFCIPSPTYMHMRGGKKVIADAAYPNQDEFWADMTKAYRAEVADLVAAGCTYLQLDDVSFATMCDAGVRKQMVSDGLDPDKLPETYARIINGLIAGRDDKLTVTLHTCRGNHNSMWMAEGGYDSVADALFNVTEVDGFFLEYDTERAGGFAPLRFFPKGKKKLVLGLISSKEAALESKDVLKKRIEEASKYIALDQLCLSPQCGFASSAPGNRLTEEIEKKKLELVAEVAQDVWGTTAH
- a CDS encoding ABC transporter substrate-binding protein is translated as MMKQMIAPVLAAASLIAAGATAQAQDVVKVGLIAPMTGPQAAAGRQMVAGAKLYMALHGDTVAGKKIELLVRDDTGVADVTRRLAQELIVNDKAAVISGFGLTPLAIAVGPLITQAKVPAVIMVAGTASIVAASPYFVRVSFTLPQQTAPGAEWAAANGIKTVVSMVSDYGPGLDAQNAFKAKFEEKGGKVLEQLRAPLVNPDFAPFLQRARDLKPDALMLFVPAPVAGSVMRQVLDRGLPEAGIKVIGPGDAFDDEQLNAMGDGVLGSVTSYNYSAAHDSAENKKFVTEYRKANNDARPNVIAVGGYDGLHAVYAALTKTSGDSAGPKLIEAFKGLSWESPRGPLTIDAQTREPVQNIYIRRVERKDGELYHAEFATYPNQKP
- a CDS encoding GntR family transcriptional regulator — its product is MTQQSQAVMKIREMILQGQLAPGERLAEAGVADMLGLSRTPVRQALPVLAEEGLLVPAGARGYSVRAFTTLEILEAVEVRGALEGLAARIVAERGASRALMRTLRDSLAEGDEIFAKRHLIEADEATYSRVNLKFHRCITDAAEHSFARDTLERIDRIPFASPAAIAFDRHGLPEMFDALWHAHRQHHAIVDAIDAGEGSRAEALFREHIYSQKRSMRLTRSQTTRSADLSPRHQPEED
- a CDS encoding iron-containing alcohol dehydrogenase, with the protein product MTPVLSLPRLFLSVGAVQALPQALIELGVSRPLLVSDRNLAACGVLGHVEAVLKGKSGYAVFDAIPENPTSAGVLAALAAYRDNRCDGVVAIGGGSVIDSGKMLALLAVQGGVPEDYLGAADKVKAVAPLIVLPTTAGTGSEASPASSIHPTASERGLGVASLLLVPKVAICDPELTYTLPRRLTAATGMDALSHCIEALFAAPENPIAEAMAYDGIRRVSGYLRRAVENGRDPEARLQIMAAAFMGGVAIHKGLGPAHAIAIACGDQDVNHGILSNIGVVASLDFVATHAPERARRMAIAMGLADGVSLKAGVIALSQDIGLPLTLSAAGYTVRDMKEVAQAALDTHFNRTAARKPTLDDYRAMIGSVT
- the tuf gene encoding elongation factor Tu, which gives rise to MAKEKFERNKPHCNIGTIGHVDHGKTSLTAAITKVLAESGGAKFTAYDQIDKAPEEKARGITISTAHVEYETKNRHYAHVDCPGHADYVKNMITGAAQMDGAILVVSASDGPMPQTREHILLARQVGVPALVVFMNKVDLVDDPELIDLVEMEVRELLSKYDFPGDDIPITKGSAKCALDNTNPEIGHDAVLALMQTVDDYIPQPERPIDQPFLMPVEDVFSISGRGTVVTGRVERGIVKVGEEVEIVGLKDTVKTIVTGVEMFRKLLDSGQAGDNVGCLLRGTKREDVERGQVLCKPGSVKPHTKFKAEAYILTKDEGGRHTPFFTNYRPQFYFRTTDVTGIVTLPEGTEMVMPGDNVTMDVALIVPIAMEEKLRFAIREGGRTVGAGVVASIVE
- a CDS encoding YbjQ family protein is translated as MIVSTTNDISGYKVVQHLGVVRGITVRSRSVVGNFVGGVQSLFGGKLSVYVNLAETARQEAFDHMVEHATQGGANAIIGMRYDANEIMDGITEVLAYGTAVRVEPA
- a CDS encoding fatty acid desaturase; the encoded protein is MQTDFFRMPGQDPHKTRARAILAAHPEVRSLFGRNPWTAAITLGIVAAQTVIACYLGTLGLSYWWLAVLVALVIGVFANHALYVVIHDATHETVFRSRFLNRIVLIVADLPNVVPGAMGFRGYHKLHHSGRSHYDGDPDLPNEWEARLVRDVWWRKAIWLFCFPFLQISRVHRVPPVNLFSAWSIASYVAAAAYALSIWYFFGLNGVVYLFACFWFSTGLHPLGARWISEHYTLDPNQDTSSYYGPINKVALNIGYHNEHHDFPRVPWNRLPQLRAMAPEFYDNLAVHTSWTRLFIDFLFDPRYTLFARVVRSG